From the genome of Papaver somniferum cultivar HN1 unplaced genomic scaffold, ASM357369v1 unplaced-scaffold_21, whole genome shotgun sequence:
tccacaatcggaagataatatgaaactggaagaagaagagttgaaatgagtagaattgtttttgatttggtttttatacagttttaccagaagggcatttatgtaacttcaaccccttaactagagttttTGGCtaggtataaattgatggcccctaaatcctttggggtggcccctaaaaacgccatgATAATTATGTTGTCATGCAGCTTGTTTAAGCAGCGCGCAAGCATAAATTTTCCCCTTTACATTTCGAGCAAGACCCGTCACAGTCGGTCATTGACCTGTGATCTGAGCAGGAGGCTCATTTGCACCTAAAAAGTCATTATTTGGGTGGTAAGCTTCCAAGGGATTCCCAAATGAGTAAACTATACCAAGTCTTTGTTCCCATAACCGAAAGTAGAAGCGACATTCCATTGACTTGTTAAAAAACATAAAGTGATAAAACTACAACTTGTGGTGCTGGTGGCTGAGGGATGCATAACACACTACCTGGATATATTAACATAATaagaacaaacaaaaaagaaCCAAAAACTTATTTCGGGTTGACACGGTTTAATGACCTAAACAGAACTAGTTCAACACACTGAGGAAATGAAAAACCCAAAGAGAAACTATAGGTATATATACGACATCACCAGAAAAAAGTGTTTTCATGTTTTGAAACTTAGATGGCCTAAGTAACAGCTAGAATAACACTTAACACATTGTTTTGTTTTCCATACGTCAACACACAGCTGCAATGGGCTACTTTGGCATGACCATTCCTGCTATTTATTGCCCCCATTTAGCTGTGAGTTCGACAACAACTGAAAACAAACCCCTTCAACTCCCTTTGCTTTTACCCCTCATCACACCTATACAAAAGTTTGCTGGTTTTCCATGTCTAACAAACCAACAGACTACCTTCTATAAAAAAAGATTTTCTTCGCCACAAGATTATCAAGGTTGAAGAAGAGGCAAGGCCATCACAGCTCCAAATATAGAGAAAAGCACAAACAGCAACCAGACGGGGAAGTTCTTGGATCCCTTTTTGTTGTTTTTCACTGCTTCATTTCGAATTTCACCGTTAACTTGACCTTCTTCCAATACTGTTCCATTCCTGCCTGCTGGTACCGCAAGAAGTGGCGACGAATCATCACCCTTTTGGGCTGGTAATGACTGGTTGGTAACTGATTGCTCTGCAAGCTGCTGCTGGTTGTACTTCTcaatgtagtcagggaacattttCCGGAATACCGGGCTGTCATTCCATTAGGGAGAATAAAATTCATTAAC
Proteins encoded in this window:
- the LOC113339590 gene encoding ubiquitin-conjugating enzyme E2 34-like; the encoded protein is MLVQVTSSRELGTQCGPSSMLTGLLSFMMDNSPTTGSVSTTAAEKQRLAKASLAFNCKSPVFRKMFPDYIEKYNQQQLAEQSVTNQSLPAQKGDDSSPLLAVPAGRNGTVLEEGQVNGEIRNEAVKNNKKGSKNFPVWLLFVLFSIFGAVMALPLLQP